The Thermus brockianus genome window below encodes:
- a CDS encoding ferritin family protein, translating to MDVLEVLRRAYQDELLDALRAERAAEGVPYPHIRALLQEVASRERAHAEALAEALRKRGASLPPAPKAGEEGWEAMLRLLSEEGFDRAYYLESTFPDPELETLFTRLGQEERLNQEAVRKAVALIGGTL from the coding sequence ATGGACGTGTTGGAGGTTTTGCGGCGGGCTTACCAGGACGAGCTCCTGGACGCCCTAAGGGCCGAGCGGGCGGCGGAAGGCGTCCCTTACCCCCACATCCGGGCCCTCCTCCAGGAGGTGGCCTCCCGGGAGCGGGCCCACGCCGAAGCCCTGGCCGAAGCCCTGAGGAAGCGGGGGGCCTCCCTGCCCCCCGCCCCCAAGGCCGGGGAGGAGGGTTGGGAAGCCATGCTCCGCCTCCTCTCCGAGGAGGGGTTTGACCGGGCCTACTACCTGGAGAGCACCTTCCCCGACCCCGAGCTGGAAACCCTCTTCACCCGTCTCGGCCAGGAGGAAAGACTCAACCAAGAAGCGGTCCGGAAAGCGGTGGCGCTTATCGGAGGTACCCTATGA
- a CDS encoding VLRF1 family aeRF1-type release factor, which translates to MISKEEVKRLREAIGKAEGPVLSLYLDVNPAKPENASRAYALRAKDAMKALKVPEDLAEKVLEVLKNQVLEAKTAVFFAGEDLFEVLLLQVELPLVSAVKAHFQEEKESRLLTDGALAHYGPPFLLPLVYALDEYERYGVVYVDQERWRVFEVFLGEIEEVQDAFLALDTEAWRRLSLDAPGRRFNLGGIARGGAGQDLFAKRLEAWEERFYKALAHELEKLVEARGFTRLLLMGPEEHTKLFLGYLPRRLKEKVAGLLPSLPHPGATPGQVLKRLEPELSAIERAKEVELLKSLEEAYPKAVFGPEVLERVQEGRVELWVLPWTLDQGVYACDGLYFAEEAKALAFCGHSESKPLAVVLPELATGYATKLEFVRGEAEQRLLERGGMAALLRW; encoded by the coding sequence ATGATCAGCAAGGAAGAGGTCAAACGACTACGCGAGGCCATCGGCAAGGCGGAAGGTCCCGTGCTCTCCCTGTACCTGGACGTGAACCCGGCCAAGCCGGAAAACGCCTCCAGGGCCTACGCCCTGAGGGCCAAGGACGCCATGAAGGCCCTTAAAGTCCCCGAGGACCTGGCGGAGAAGGTGCTGGAAGTCCTAAAGAACCAGGTCCTGGAAGCCAAGACCGCCGTCTTCTTCGCCGGGGAAGACCTCTTTGAGGTCCTTCTCCTGCAAGTGGAACTCCCCCTGGTGAGTGCGGTCAAGGCGCACTTCCAGGAGGAAAAGGAAAGCCGCCTCCTCACCGACGGGGCCTTGGCCCACTACGGCCCTCCCTTCCTCCTCCCCTTGGTCTACGCCCTGGACGAGTACGAGCGCTACGGGGTGGTCTACGTGGACCAGGAACGCTGGCGGGTCTTTGAGGTCTTCCTGGGAGAAATTGAGGAGGTCCAGGACGCCTTCCTGGCCCTGGACACCGAGGCCTGGCGCCGCCTCAGCCTGGACGCCCCGGGCCGCCGCTTCAACCTAGGGGGCATCGCCCGGGGTGGGGCCGGGCAGGACCTTTTCGCCAAGCGCCTGGAGGCCTGGGAGGAGCGGTTTTACAAGGCCCTGGCCCATGAGCTGGAAAAGCTCGTGGAGGCCAGGGGCTTCACCCGCCTCCTCCTCATGGGCCCCGAGGAGCACACCAAGCTTTTCTTGGGCTACCTGCCCAGGCGGCTGAAGGAGAAGGTGGCGGGCCTCCTCCCCTCCCTTCCCCACCCCGGGGCCACCCCCGGCCAGGTCCTCAAGCGCCTGGAGCCGGAACTTTCCGCCATTGAACGGGCCAAGGAGGTGGAACTCCTCAAGAGCCTAGAAGAAGCCTATCCCAAGGCGGTCTTTGGCCCCGAGGTGCTAGAGAGGGTCCAGGAGGGGCGGGTGGAGCTCTGGGTCCTACCCTGGACCCTGGACCAGGGGGTCTACGCCTGCGATGGCCTTTACTTCGCCGAGGAGGCCAAGGCCCTGGCCTTCTGCGGGCACTCAGAGAGCAAGCCCTTGGCCGTGGTGCTGCCCGAGCTCGCCACAGGCTACGCTACCAAGCTGGAGTTCGTGCGTGGCGAGGCCGAGCAAAGGCTTCTAGAGCGTGGCGGTATGGCTGCGCTCTTGAGGTGGTAA
- a CDS encoding Hsp20/alpha crystallin family protein, with amino-acid sequence MIRFDPFRELEELQERLARAFVPPAQQGPRVYAPPVDVMEDGEGLHLLVYLPGVDPGRVEVVAEEGVLSVKAERPLEKQEGVAYHRLEGPYGTFARSFNVPSTYDLSRVQARFRHGVLHLLVPKAEATKPKKIQVQVE; translated from the coding sequence ATGATCCGGTTTGATCCCTTTAGGGAACTGGAGGAGCTGCAGGAAAGGTTGGCGCGGGCCTTCGTTCCCCCGGCCCAGCAGGGCCCCAGGGTCTACGCCCCGCCGGTGGACGTGATGGAGGACGGGGAGGGCCTCCACCTCCTCGTCTACCTCCCCGGGGTGGACCCCGGGCGGGTGGAGGTGGTGGCGGAAGAGGGCGTCCTCTCCGTGAAGGCGGAGCGGCCCTTGGAAAAGCAAGAGGGCGTGGCGTACCACCGGCTGGAGGGCCCCTACGGCACCTTCGCCCGGAGCTTCAATGTGCCCAGCACCTACGATCTCTCCCGGGTGCAGGCCCGGTTCCGCCACGGGGTCCTGCACCTCCTCGTGCCCAAAGCGGAGGCCACCAAGCCCAAGAAGATCCAGGTCCAGGTGGAGTAG
- a CDS encoding metallophosphoesterase: MRRTVRYILATSNPMGDLEALEKFVKVAPDTGADAIAVIGNLMPKTAKSRDYAAFFRILSEAHLPTAYIPGPEDAPIWEYLREAANIELVRPEMRSVHETFTFWKGPYLVAGVGGTITEDGEPEEHEALRYPAWVAEYHLKALWELKDYPRIFLFHTAPYHKGLGEAGSHEVAHLIKTHNPLLVIVAGRGQKHEMLGASWVVVPGDLSEGEYSLLDLRARKLETGNVR, translated from the coding sequence ATGCGGCGCACGGTAAGGTACATCCTGGCCACCTCTAACCCCATGGGCGACCTCGAGGCCCTGGAGAAGTTCGTCAAGGTGGCCCCGGACACGGGGGCGGACGCCATCGCCGTCATCGGCAACCTCATGCCCAAGACGGCCAAAAGCCGCGACTACGCCGCCTTCTTCCGCATCCTGTCCGAGGCGCACCTCCCCACCGCCTACATCCCGGGCCCGGAGGATGCCCCCATCTGGGAATACCTGCGGGAGGCGGCCAACATTGAGCTCGTACGCCCGGAAATGCGGAGCGTCCACGAAACCTTCACCTTCTGGAAGGGCCCCTACCTGGTGGCGGGGGTGGGCGGGACCATCACCGAGGATGGGGAGCCCGAGGAGCACGAGGCCTTGCGCTACCCCGCCTGGGTGGCGGAGTACCACCTGAAGGCCCTTTGGGAGCTTAAGGACTACCCCCGCATCTTCCTCTTCCACACCGCCCCCTACCACAAGGGCTTGGGCGAGGCGGGCTCCCACGAGGTGGCCCACCTCATCAAGACCCATAACCCCCTCCTCGTCATCGTGGCCGGTAGGGGCCAGAAGCACGAGATGCTGGGGGCAAGCTGGGTGGTAGTCCCCGGAGACCTCTCCGAAGGGGAGTACAGCCTCCTAGACCTCCGCGCCCGCAAGCTGGAAACGGGCAACGTGCGCTAA
- the trxA gene encoding thioredoxin: protein MDKVVVCPNCGAKNRLRTPPPGQVPVCGACKAPLPWIVEADEKSFQEEVAGAPLVLVDFWAPWCGPCRMVAPVLEALAQEYAGKLKVVKVNTDENPGLAARYGVMSIPTLVLFQRGHPVATWVGASPKRVLEERLRPYVA, encoded by the coding sequence ATGGACAAGGTGGTGGTCTGCCCCAACTGCGGCGCCAAGAACCGGCTCAGGACGCCCCCGCCCGGCCAGGTGCCCGTCTGCGGGGCCTGCAAAGCCCCCCTGCCCTGGATCGTGGAGGCGGACGAGAAAAGCTTCCAGGAAGAGGTGGCGGGGGCGCCCTTGGTGCTGGTGGACTTCTGGGCGCCCTGGTGCGGGCCCTGCCGGATGGTGGCCCCGGTGTTGGAAGCCCTGGCCCAGGAGTACGCGGGCAAGCTCAAGGTGGTAAAGGTCAACACGGACGAGAACCCGGGGCTTGCCGCCCGCTATGGGGTGATGAGCATCCCCACCCTGGTCCTCTTCCAGCGGGGCCACCCGGTGGCCACCTGGGTGGGGGCAAGCCCGAAGCGGGTTTTGGAGGAGCGCCTTAGGCCCTACGTGGCCTGA
- a CDS encoding Hsp20/alpha crystallin family protein, with translation MLEKLWPFGRNRVRKAFEEALERAFGEAEVLEPLSELEEHEDHYLLRVEVPGLGPENLEVRLEGDQLVVEGEKREEKRTKHLSEIVYGKIYRAYLLPKDAKKEGLEAHLRKGVLEVRIPREKRPAEPPVRIPVKEA, from the coding sequence ATGTTGGAGAAGCTTTGGCCCTTCGGCAGAAATCGGGTGCGCAAAGCCTTTGAAGAGGCCCTGGAAAGGGCCTTTGGGGAAGCCGAGGTCCTAGAACCCCTCTCCGAGCTGGAGGAGCACGAGGACCACTACCTCCTCCGGGTGGAAGTGCCTGGGCTCGGCCCGGAGAACCTGGAGGTGCGCCTGGAAGGGGATCAGCTGGTGGTGGAGGGCGAAAAGCGGGAGGAAAAGCGCACCAAGCACCTTTCGGAAATCGTCTACGGGAAGATTTACCGCGCCTACCTCCTGCCCAAGGACGCCAAGAAAGAGGGCCTTGAAGCCCACCTGCGCAAAGGGGTCCTGGAGGTAAGGATTCCGCGGGAAAAGCGCCCCGCCGAACCCCCGGTGAGGATCCCGGTGAAGGAGGCCTAA
- a CDS encoding DUF1931 family protein, with protein sequence MLMKVAEFERLFRLAAGLDVDKNDLKRLSDFLRNKLYDLLVVAERNARYNGRDIVLEPDLPVTKGLQETLKEFRQMDTQLELKPVLDALSALPPLDLAVSEDVQNLLPELAGALVVAYARVLKELDPALKNPQTSHHERAERVFNLLL encoded by the coding sequence ATGCTGATGAAGGTAGCAGAGTTTGAGAGGCTTTTCCGCCTGGCCGCAGGCTTAGACGTGGACAAAAACGACCTCAAGCGGCTTTCCGACTTCCTCAGGAACAAGCTCTACGACCTCCTGGTGGTGGCCGAGCGGAACGCTAGGTACAACGGACGGGACATCGTCCTCGAGCCCGACCTGCCCGTGACCAAGGGCCTCCAGGAAACCCTTAAAGAGTTCCGCCAAATGGACACCCAGCTGGAGCTTAAGCCTGTCCTAGACGCCTTGTCCGCCTTGCCGCCTTTGGACCTGGCGGTTTCGGAGGACGTGCAGAACCTCCTCCCCGAGCTCGCCGGGGCCTTGGTGGTGGCCTACGCCCGGGTGCTCAAGGAGCTGGACCCGGCCCTCAAGAACCCCCAAACCTCCCATCACGAAAGGGCCGAACGGGTCTTCAACCTCCTTCTCTAA
- a CDS encoding cation:proton antiporter regulatory subunit gives MKVEEVVLPGVGRKFTITVGSGDRLVIVVHHSGKRELQYFEAGEEDEPQATLDLTDEEAREVGAILAGVLFHPEAVGDTQSKLGAKVIEWIKVLPGSRLAGRTVGELPLPPGAHLLAVDRPGAPLIPNPGPEVVLEVGDTLVVAGSREAVEALKRSL, from the coding sequence ATGAAGGTAGAGGAAGTGGTTTTGCCCGGCGTGGGCCGGAAGTTTACCATCACCGTGGGGAGTGGGGACCGGCTCGTCATCGTGGTCCACCACTCGGGCAAGCGGGAACTCCAGTACTTTGAGGCGGGAGAGGAGGACGAGCCCCAGGCCACCCTGGACCTCACCGACGAGGAGGCCCGGGAGGTTGGGGCTATCCTGGCCGGGGTTCTTTTCCACCCCGAGGCGGTGGGGGACACCCAGAGCAAGCTGGGGGCCAAGGTCATTGAGTGGATCAAGGTCCTCCCCGGCTCGAGGCTTGCGGGCCGCACGGTAGGGGAGCTTCCCTTGCCTCCCGGGGCCCACCTCCTGGCCGTGGACCGGCCCGGGGCCCCTCTAATCCCCAACCCGGGCCCTGAAGTGGTGTTGGAGGTGGGGGACACCCTGGTGGTGGCGGGAAGCCGCGAGGCGGTGGAAGCCCTGAAGAGGAGCCTCTGA
- a CDS encoding cation:proton antiporter, whose amino-acid sequence MHPSVEAFALAAGLLALGAALVHRFGFPPLPVYLLTGLAVGEGLPVEELEPLPSLGLLLLLFSVGLEFGPDRLKELSGKATRAGLYDALALPLGFLLGLLAGLDLRGAALLAGVLYVSSSAVIVKLIIDLRRAANPESEVVLGVLVLEDLVVALLLALLGGHGAGGFLGGIALAALYLLFARYLGPRLVRFMEGLSDELVLLLGAAFTAGTALLFHAVGASEGVGAFLSGVIAAGLGLRARLEHLFGPVRDLGVALFFLVVGAEALKLLKGLSPLAVGLVVLGLFLKLPLNHLGGGQAGLGRKRRLYSALYLVPRGEFNLVLGSLALAQGYPLVAQVAVLLVLLSIPLGALLIRYAPELGERLYPRAPRPRRVGSSRA is encoded by the coding sequence ATGCACCCCTCGGTGGAGGCCTTCGCCCTAGCCGCAGGGCTTCTGGCCCTGGGGGCAGCCCTGGTGCACCGCTTCGGCTTCCCTCCCCTTCCCGTTTACCTCCTCACGGGGCTTGCGGTAGGGGAAGGGCTTCCCGTGGAGGAGCTAGAACCCCTGCCTTCCTTGGGGCTTTTGCTCCTCCTCTTCTCCGTGGGCCTAGAGTTTGGCCCAGACCGCCTAAAGGAGCTTTCCGGCAAGGCCACCCGGGCTGGGCTGTACGATGCCTTGGCCCTGCCCCTGGGCTTCCTCCTGGGCCTCCTCGCCGGGCTTGACCTGCGGGGGGCTGCCCTTTTGGCGGGGGTCCTCTACGTAAGCTCCAGCGCCGTCATCGTCAAGCTCATCATTGACCTGCGCCGGGCCGCCAACCCGGAAAGCGAGGTGGTCCTGGGGGTCTTGGTGCTGGAGGACCTGGTGGTGGCCCTCCTCCTCGCCCTCTTGGGCGGGCACGGGGCGGGAGGCTTCCTGGGCGGGATCGCCCTGGCCGCCCTCTACCTCCTATTCGCCCGTTACTTGGGCCCGAGGCTTGTCCGGTTTATGGAAGGGCTTTCCGATGAGCTCGTCCTCCTCCTGGGCGCCGCCTTCACTGCCGGTACCGCCCTCCTCTTCCACGCCGTGGGAGCTTCCGAGGGCGTGGGGGCCTTCCTCTCCGGGGTGATCGCCGCCGGACTCGGCCTGAGGGCACGGCTTGAGCACCTCTTTGGCCCCGTGCGGGACCTAGGGGTGGCCCTTTTCTTCCTGGTGGTGGGAGCCGAGGCCCTAAAGCTCCTCAAGGGCCTGAGCCCCTTGGCGGTGGGGCTCGTGGTCCTGGGCCTTTTCCTCAAGCTCCCCCTTAACCACCTGGGCGGGGGCCAGGCCGGGCTTGGCCGCAAGCGGCGGCTCTATAGCGCCCTCTACCTGGTGCCCCGGGGCGAGTTCAACCTGGTCCTGGGAAGCCTGGCCTTGGCCCAGGGGTACCCTTTGGTGGCCCAGGTGGCGGTGCTTTTGGTCCTCCTCTCCATCCCCTTGGGGGCCCTTCTCATCCGCTACGCCCCCGAGCTGGGCGAGCGCCTTTACCCTAGGGCCCCAAGGCCTAGGCGGGTGGGGTCCTCGAGGGCCTAA
- a CDS encoding SDH family Clp fold serine proteinase, producing the protein MDIFFQLFWLFFILSALSPYFQQQMLLGARARKIAELERKRGSRVITLIHRQEAVSFLGIPISRFINIDDSEQVLRAIRLTDKNMPIDLILHTPGGLVLAAEQIAEALLRHPAKVTVFVPHYAMSGGTLIALAADEIVMDENAVLGPVDPQLGQYPAASILKVLEKKPISEVDDQTLILADVAEKALKQVKATVKNLLLKHMPEEKAEEVAHILSQGTWTHDYPIDVAQARALGLNVSTDMPLEVYELMDLYPQAQGGKPSVQYVPLPYRQEPKVGRP; encoded by the coding sequence ATGGACATCTTTTTCCAGCTCTTCTGGCTCTTTTTCATCCTTTCCGCCCTCTCTCCCTACTTCCAGCAGCAGATGCTTTTGGGGGCTAGGGCCCGCAAAATCGCCGAGCTGGAGAGGAAGCGGGGTAGCCGGGTCATCACCCTCATCCACCGCCAGGAGGCGGTGAGCTTCCTGGGCATTCCCATAAGCCGCTTCATCAACATTGACGATTCCGAGCAGGTCCTCCGGGCCATCCGCCTCACGGACAAGAACATGCCCATTGACCTCATCCTCCACACCCCAGGAGGCCTGGTCCTGGCGGCGGAGCAGATCGCCGAGGCCCTTTTACGCCACCCGGCCAAGGTGACCGTCTTCGTGCCCCACTACGCCATGTCGGGGGGCACCCTCATCGCTTTGGCCGCCGACGAGATCGTCATGGATGAAAACGCGGTGCTGGGCCCCGTGGACCCCCAGCTGGGCCAGTACCCGGCGGCGAGCATCCTCAAGGTCCTAGAGAAGAAGCCCATCTCGGAGGTTGACGACCAGACCCTCATCCTGGCGGACGTGGCGGAAAAGGCCCTCAAGCAGGTGAAGGCCACGGTGAAGAACCTCCTCCTCAAGCACATGCCCGAGGAGAAGGCGGAGGAGGTGGCCCACATCCTCTCCCAAGGCACCTGGACCCACGACTACCCCATTGACGTGGCCCAGGCCAGGGCCTTGGGGCTCAACGTCTCCACGGACATGCCCCTGGAGGTCTACGAGCTCATGGACCTCTACCCCCAAGCCCAGGGCGGCAAGCCCAGCGTCCAGTACGTGCCCCTCCCCTACCGCCAGGAGCCCAAAGTCGGGAGGCCCTAA
- a CDS encoding rhomboid family intramembrane serine protease — MFPLYDLNHARRPALVVKGLVLANALAFLWQLSVGLEESAYALGFIPARFFADPVGEGYRLLTSMFLHGSFFHIISNMWFLWVFGDNVEDRMGHGRFLLFYLLGGVAAALAQGLFTPFSPVPMIGASGAVSAVLGAYYVLFPRAYVVSLVFFLFPLFVTFPAGIYLGYWAFLQLLQGLLGLPGVAWWAHLGGFLYGVFLAPRLARRWRRW, encoded by the coding sequence TTGTTCCCCCTTTACGACCTGAACCACGCCCGCAGACCCGCCCTGGTGGTCAAGGGCCTGGTCCTGGCCAACGCCCTGGCCTTCCTTTGGCAGCTCTCCGTGGGCTTAGAGGAGAGCGCCTACGCCCTAGGCTTCATCCCCGCCCGCTTCTTCGCCGACCCCGTGGGGGAAGGGTACCGCCTCCTCACCAGCATGTTCCTCCATGGGAGCTTTTTTCACATAATTTCCAATATGTGGTTCCTCTGGGTCTTCGGGGACAACGTGGAGGACCGTATGGGCCACGGGCGCTTCCTCCTCTTCTACCTCCTGGGCGGGGTGGCCGCCGCCCTGGCCCAGGGGCTTTTCACCCCCTTCTCCCCCGTTCCCATGATCGGGGCGAGCGGGGCCGTTTCGGCGGTGCTCGGGGCTTACTACGTGCTCTTCCCCAGGGCCTACGTGGTTTCCCTGGTCTTCTTCCTCTTTCCCCTTTTCGTCACCTTCCCCGCGGGGATTTACCTGGGATACTGGGCCTTTCTCCAGCTCCTCCAAGGGCTTTTGGGCCTCCCCGGGGTCGCCTGGTGGGCCCACCTGGGGGGCTTCCTTTACGGGGTCTTCCTGGCCCCCCGCTTGGCCCGGCGGTGGCGGCGCTGGTAA
- a CDS encoding HPP family protein: MKVAELMTPSPDTLGPEATLEEAARRILEKRYGSLPVVDREGHLLGLLQVEELLPRPENIPFSDVEALQLFGEWVDEGFLEEIYRRYQKTPVKAVMRTDIPRVHPEDPAGKALEVLLSTEVRHLPVVDRENKVVGILTRSDFLKLFLRRG, translated from the coding sequence ATGAAGGTAGCCGAGCTCATGACCCCAAGCCCGGATACCCTCGGGCCCGAGGCCACCCTCGAGGAGGCCGCCCGGCGCATCCTAGAAAAGCGCTACGGGAGCCTACCGGTGGTGGACCGGGAGGGACACCTCCTGGGGCTTCTCCAGGTGGAGGAACTCCTACCCCGGCCCGAAAACATCCCCTTCTCCGACGTGGAGGCGTTGCAGCTCTTTGGGGAGTGGGTGGACGAAGGCTTCCTGGAAGAGATCTACCGCCGCTACCAAAAAACCCCGGTAAAGGCGGTCATGCGCACGGACATCCCCCGGGTTCACCCAGAGGACCCCGCCGGCAAGGCCCTAGAGGTCCTCCTCTCCACCGAGGTACGCCACCTCCCCGTGGTGGACCGGGAGAACAAGGTGGTGGGCATCCTCACCCGGAGCGACTTCCTCAAGCTTTTCCTCAGGAGGGGCTGA
- a CDS encoding cation:proton antiporter: MHGAGHLLEVFYLLLAAQVMAFLFRRLNQPVVIGEVLAGVLVGPSLLGLVHEGEILEFLAELGAIFLLFMVGLETRLRDILAVGKEAFLVAVLGVAFPFVGGYLFGLQIGFATLPSLFLGTALVATSVGITARVLQELGVLSRPYARIILGAAVIDDVLGLIVLAVVNGVARTGQVETGAILELILLSILFVGAAVLLSTLFVRLPLERLPVGSPLGFALALGVGMAALAATIGLAPIVGAFLGGMLLSELREKYRLEEPIFAVESFLAPIFFAMVGVRLELSALFSPAVLVAGSVVTVIAILGKVLGGFLGALTQGVRSALTVGVGMAPRGEVGLIVAALGLAAGAVNEEEYAIVLFMVVFTTLFAPFALKPLIAWTERGLRQAKE; this comes from the coding sequence ATGCACGGGGCAGGGCACCTTCTGGAAGTCTTCTACCTCCTCCTGGCCGCCCAGGTCATGGCCTTCCTCTTTCGGCGGCTCAACCAGCCCGTGGTCATCGGGGAGGTGCTGGCGGGCGTATTGGTGGGCCCCTCCCTCTTGGGCCTGGTGCACGAGGGGGAGATCCTGGAGTTCTTGGCCGAGCTTGGGGCCATCTTCCTCCTCTTCATGGTGGGCCTGGAAACCCGGCTACGGGATATCCTCGCCGTGGGCAAGGAAGCCTTCCTGGTGGCCGTCTTGGGCGTGGCCTTTCCCTTTGTGGGGGGCTACCTTTTCGGGCTCCAAATCGGCTTCGCCACCCTCCCCTCCCTCTTCCTGGGCACCGCCTTGGTGGCCACCAGCGTGGGCATCACCGCCCGCGTGCTCCAGGAGCTTGGGGTGCTCTCCCGCCCCTACGCCCGCATCATCCTGGGGGCAGCGGTGATCGACGATGTCTTGGGCCTCATCGTCTTAGCGGTGGTGAACGGGGTGGCCCGGACCGGGCAGGTGGAGACAGGGGCTATCCTGGAACTCATCCTCCTCTCCATCCTCTTCGTGGGGGCAGCCGTCCTCCTCTCCACCCTCTTCGTCCGGCTTCCCCTGGAGCGCCTGCCGGTGGGAAGCCCCCTGGGCTTCGCCCTGGCCCTCGGGGTAGGCATGGCTGCCCTGGCCGCCACCATTGGCCTGGCCCCCATCGTGGGGGCCTTCCTGGGGGGGATGCTCCTTTCCGAGCTTCGGGAGAAGTACCGCCTGGAGGAGCCCATCTTCGCCGTGGAAAGCTTCCTCGCCCCCATCTTCTTCGCCATGGTGGGGGTGCGGTTGGAGCTTTCCGCCCTCTTTTCCCCCGCCGTTTTGGTGGCGGGAAGCGTGGTCACGGTCATCGCCATCCTGGGCAAGGTCCTGGGGGGGTTCCTGGGAGCCCTCACCCAGGGGGTGCGGAGCGCCCTCACCGTGGGGGTAGGCATGGCCCCCCGGGGGGAGGTGGGCCTCATCGTGGCCGCCTTGGGCTTGGCGGCGGGGGCGGTGAACGAGGAGGAGT